A single window of Nicotiana sylvestris chromosome 3, ASM39365v2, whole genome shotgun sequence DNA harbors:
- the LOC138888199 gene encoding uncharacterized protein has product MFDGTGDPRVHLRTYCDKLIGVGKDKRICMKLFMRSLKGDALSWYINQDPKKWSNWVGMASDFMDRFRFNTENAPDMFYIQNLKKKPTETFREYATCWRYKAAKVRPALKEEQMNIFFVWAQDLQYYERLIMIKNHKFSDIIKLGERIEEGIKSIMVTNFEALQATNKALQSGGVSKKKDVAAVMGAQRTKSPLKYQTYPTPPLTYQPTPNYQAPSPSYQAPPQTYQ; this is encoded by the coding sequence atgtttgatggtacgggtgatccaagggttcatctgaggacatactgcgacaagttgattggagtagggaaagacaaaAGAATTtgcatgaagctattcatgaggagtttgaaaggagatgcgttgtcttggtacatcaaccaagatccaaagaagtggtcaaactgggtgggcatggcatccgactttatggacaggtttaggtttaatacagagaatgcgccAGACATGTTCTATAttcaaaatctaaagaagaagcccaccgagacgtttcgcgagtatgctacttgttggaggtataaagctgctaaggtcagacctgccttaaaagaggaacagatgaacataTTCTTTGTCTGGGCTCAGGACCTGCAGTATTATGAACGGCTGATAATGATTAAGAACCAcaaattctccgacattatcaaactgggtgagagaattgaagaaggtatcaagagcattatggttacaaacttcgaggccttgcaagctacaaataaggccttacaatctggtggtgtgtccaagaaaaaggACGTAGCAGCCGTGATGggtgcacaaaggaccaaatctcccctcaaataccaaacttatccaacacctccactcacataccagccaactccaaattaccaagcaccatcaccctcataccaagctccaccacaaACTTATCAAtga